The DNA sequence AAAGTATTGCGTACCGAAAGCCCCAATGCCTTAATCAGCAACGAAAACTTTCACCGTTACCTGACGGATGGCGTAGATGTAGAAATGCGAACCGAAAGCGGTATTCGTGGCGAGAAAATTTATATCGTTGACTTTAAAAATCCCGAAAACAACGAGTTTTTAGCCGTCAATCAGTTTACGGTAATTGAAGGCAACCAAAACAAACGCCCCGATATTATCCTGTTTGTCAACGGCTTGCCTTTGGTAGTGATAGAACTCAAAAATCCCGTGGACGAAAACGCCAACCTGAAATCGGCATTCAACCAACTGCAAACCTACAAACAAGCCATTCCTTCGCTTTTCACTTACAACAGTTTGCTCATTATCAGCGATGGTTGGGATGCCCGTTGTGGCACCATTACCAGCGATTACGGCAGGTTTATGCGTTGGCGAACAAAGGACGGAAGAACCGAGGCATCGCACAATGACTTGGGAATGCAGATTTTGTTTGAAGGTATGCTGAACAAACACACGCTGTTGGATTTAATCCGCCACTTTATCGTCTTTGAAAAAAGCGACAGCAAAACACTCAAAAAAGTAGCTGCCTATCATCAGTATTATGCCGTAAACAAAGCCGTAGAAAGCACTGTAATCGCCAGCGGCAGCAATGGCGACAGACGTGGCGGTGTCATTTGGCACACACAAGGAAGCGGCAAAAGTTTGAGTATGGTTTTCTTTTCGGGCAAGCTCATTATTGAGCCGAGAATGGAAAACCCCACTTTGGTAATTTTGACAGACAGAAACGACCTTGACGAGCAATTGCACGAAACCTTTACCAATTGTCAGCAACTTTTAAGGCAAGAACCCCAAAAAGCCGAAGACCGAAAAGATTTAAGAAAATTATTAAAAGTAGCTTCGGGCGGTATCGTATTTACAACCATTCAGAAGTTTATGCCAATGCAAACCGACATTGTGCAAAATGAAAACCCGAATGTGGTCAATGAGCCAGCGGTAGAATATATCGGTGCAGACATACAGGCATTAAGCGAACGAAAAAATATTGTAGTCATAGCAGATGAAGCCCACAGAAGCCAATACGATTTTATTGATGGCTTTGCCAAACATTTGCGTGATGCTTTGCCCAATGCCACATTTATAGGTTTCACAGGCACACCCATAGAAACCACCGACAAAAACACCCAAGCCGTTTTCGGTAACTATGTGGATATTTATGACATTCAGCAAGCCGTAAACGATAAAGCTACCGTTCCGATTTTCTATGAGAGCCGATTGGCAAAAGTCCATTTTAACGAAGATGAAAAAGTAAGCATTGACGAAGCTTTTGAAGAACTCACCGAAGGCGAAGAACTGAGCAATCGCCAGCAAATGCGGGCAAAATGGACACGCTTGGAAGCCATAGTAGGCAACCCAAACCGACTTCAAAAAATTGCAGAAGATTTGGTCTATCACTTCGAGCAACGCAATGCAGTATTGGAAGGCAAAGCAATGATAGTGTGTATGAGCCGAAGAATTTGTGTGGAACTCTATGATGCTATTACCAAAATCCGCCCGCTTTGGCACTCAGACGATGACGACAAAGGCACGATAAAAGTGATTATGACGGGCAGCAGCAGTGATGCCCTGAATATGCAGCCCCACATTCGCAACAAGCCCAGAAGAAAAGCCATTGGCGACCGCCTGAAAAATCCGAACGACCCCTTAAAGTTGGTCATTGTTCGGGATATGTGGCTCACAGGATTTGATGCCCCTTGTTTGCATACGCTCTATGTGGACAAGCCCATGCGTGGGCATAACCTGATGCAAGCCATAGCACGGGTAAACCGAGTATTTACCGAAGGCAAAGAAGGCGGATTGGTGGTGGATTATTTGGGCATTGCACAAGAACTAAAAACTGCCTTAGCCGAATACACCGCAAGCGGTGGTGAAGGAAAACCGACCCTTGACCAGGAATTGGCAGTTGCCAAAATGTTGGAACTTCACGAAGCAATAGACTATCAGTTAAGGCATTTTGATTGGCGTAAATTTTTCAAGCTTACACCCGAAGAAAAACTAAGATTTATTCCTGTAATTGTAGATTACATTTTCAGTCAGGAAAACGGGGAGCAGAGTTTTACCGAAAACACCAAAAACTTATTGAAAGCCTTTGCTATTTCCGTTCCCCACGAAAAAGCGATGGCAATCCGTGATGATGTGGCATTATTTCAAGCCATCAAATCAAGGTTGGTAAAAATATCCGACCGAAACGAAGGCGGAAAGACGGACGAAGAAATGGAAACGGCTATCAAGCAAATCATTTCGGAAGCCATCACCGCCGACAATGTGATTGATATTTTTGATGCCGCAGGACTGAAAAAGCCCAATATTGAAATTTTGGACGAACGCTTTTTGCAAGAACTGAAAGACTTGCCGCAAAAGAATTTAGCCGTTGAGTTATTGAAAAAACTACTCAAGGACGAAATCAAGAAGCGGACAAAAATCAACTTGGTGGAAAGCAAGAAGTTTTCCGAAATGTTGGAAGATGCCATCAAACGCTACCACAATGGAATGATTGACACAGTAGAGTTTTTGGAAAAAGTCCTTATCCCCTTTGCCCAACAAATGAAAGAAGCTGATAAACGGGGTGAAAAATTGGGATTGGA is a window from the Eisenibacter elegans DSM 3317 genome containing:
- a CDS encoding type I restriction endonuclease subunit R encodes the protein MKNSITENEIEEIALGYLQGLGYAYQLGTVISPDGEHPERQYNEVVLTTRLRAAIDKLNPTLSQDAKEDALKKVLRTESPNALISNENFHRYLTDGVDVEMRTESGIRGEKIYIVDFKNPENNEFLAVNQFTVIEGNQNKRPDIILFVNGLPLVVIELKNPVDENANLKSAFNQLQTYKQAIPSLFTYNSLLIISDGWDARCGTITSDYGRFMRWRTKDGRTEASHNDLGMQILFEGMLNKHTLLDLIRHFIVFEKSDSKTLKKVAAYHQYYAVNKAVESTVIASGSNGDRRGGVIWHTQGSGKSLSMVFFSGKLIIEPRMENPTLVILTDRNDLDEQLHETFTNCQQLLRQEPQKAEDRKDLRKLLKVASGGIVFTTIQKFMPMQTDIVQNENPNVVNEPAVEYIGADIQALSERKNIVVIADEAHRSQYDFIDGFAKHLRDALPNATFIGFTGTPIETTDKNTQAVFGNYVDIYDIQQAVNDKATVPIFYESRLAKVHFNEDEKVSIDEAFEELTEGEELSNRQQMRAKWTRLEAIVGNPNRLQKIAEDLVYHFEQRNAVLEGKAMIVCMSRRICVELYDAITKIRPLWHSDDDDKGTIKVIMTGSSSDALNMQPHIRNKPRRKAIGDRLKNPNDPLKLVIVRDMWLTGFDAPCLHTLYVDKPMRGHNLMQAIARVNRVFTEGKEGGLVVDYLGIAQELKTALAEYTASGGEGKPTLDQELAVAKMLELHEAIDYQLRHFDWRKFFKLTPEEKLRFIPVIVDYIFSQENGEQSFTENTKNLLKAFAISVPHEKAMAIRDDVALFQAIKSRLVKISDRNEGGKTDEEMETAIKQIISEAITADNVIDIFDAAGLKKPNIEILDERFLQELKDLPQKNLAVELLKKLLKDEIKKRTKINLVESKKFSEMLEDAIKRYHNGMIDTVEFLEKVLIPFAQQMKEADKRGEKLGLDYREYAFYTALEVNNSAVAILGDDILKHIAQELLKTVRNSTTIDWTIKESVQSALRRNIRRILRLHGYPPDLQEKAVDTVITQAKMLAEDLVKNGDKKE